One uncultured Fusobacterium sp. DNA window includes the following coding sequences:
- the recN gene encoding DNA repair protein RecN — MLRELKIENLAIIDELDLEFGDGLIVLTGETGAGKSIILSGINLLIGEKASVDMIRDGEDHLLAQGVFEINEEQAEELSARFGIDVEDNEVIVRRYFDRNSRGKVYVNGVRVSLTNLKEIMGTLVDIVGQHSHQMLLNKNNHVRLLDKFLGEEGKELRGNINRVYLKYKEVSNKIDEIEKNRQEAIEKREFYEFQLNEINRVAPEIDEDNRLEEEYKKLFNAGKIKDKILDSNIQLRDGEVNALHFINNSRRNIESLCKYGEEFEEILEKLEKVYYELEDCIDMLDTADRDIDIDENRLQKVIERLDLINKMKSKYGATIEEIIEFRDNIAEKINLLEENSFEVKKLLKEKKEAEEKYWELALELRELRLKKALEIEKLLEQELQFLKMGDARFHIVVDKNEHMGNNGSDSIEFLISTNIGQGMKPLWKIASGGEVSRIMLALKVIFSRVDNIPILIFDEIDTGVGGETVRKIADKLREIGDHAQVVSITHSPAIAARAHEQFYIKKETVNNKTSTTVKKLDAKGRVVEIARMLAGENVTEAVLKHAEELLNER, encoded by the coding sequence ATGTTAAGAGAGCTTAAAATAGAAAATCTAGCTATAATAGATGAACTTGATTTAGAATTTGGAGATGGGTTAATAGTATTAACTGGTGAAACAGGTGCTGGAAAATCAATTATTTTAAGTGGAATAAACCTTTTAATAGGGGAAAAAGCCTCTGTGGATATGATAAGAGATGGAGAGGATCATCTTTTAGCCCAAGGGGTTTTTGAAATTAATGAAGAACAGGCTGAGGAACTCTCAGCCCGTTTTGGTATTGATGTAGAGGATAATGAAGTAATAGTTAGAAGATATTTTGATAGAAATAGTAGAGGAAAAGTATATGTAAATGGAGTTAGAGTATCTCTTACAAATCTAAAGGAGATTATGGGAACTCTTGTAGATATAGTTGGACAACACTCTCATCAAATGCTACTGAATAAAAATAACCATGTTAGACTTTTAGATAAATTTCTAGGAGAAGAGGGAAAAGAACTAAGAGGTAATATAAATAGAGTATATTTAAAATACAAAGAAGTATCTAATAAAATAGATGAAATAGAGAAAAATAGACAGGAAGCTATTGAGAAAAGAGAGTTCTATGAGTTTCAACTGAACGAGATAAATAGAGTTGCTCCAGAAATTGATGAGGATAATAGGCTAGAAGAGGAGTATAAAAAACTTTTTAATGCTGGAAAGATAAAGGACAAGATTTTAGATTCAAATATTCAACTTCGTGATGGCGAGGTAAATGCCCTACATTTTATCAATAACTCAAGAAGAAATATAGAGTCACTATGTAAATATGGTGAGGAGTTTGAAGAGATATTGGAAAAATTGGAGAAAGTTTATTATGAGCTTGAAGATTGTATAGATATGTTAGATACTGCTGATAGAGATATTGATATAGATGAAAATAGACTTCAAAAAGTAATTGAAAGACTTGATCTAATAAATAAGATGAAGAGTAAGTATGGTGCTACAATAGAGGAGATTATAGAGTTTAGAGATAATATAGCTGAAAAAATCAATCTATTAGAAGAAAATAGTTTTGAAGTAAAGAAATTGCTAAAAGAGAAGAAAGAGGCAGAGGAAAAGTATTGGGAGTTAGCTTTAGAACTTAGAGAATTAAGGTTAAAGAAAGCTTTAGAGATAGAAAAACTTTTAGAGCAAGAGTTGCAATTCTTAAAAATGGGAGATGCAAGATTCCATATTGTAGTTGATAAAAATGAGCATATGGGAAATAATGGTTCTGATTCAATAGAATTTCTAATTTCTACAAATATAGGACAGGGAATGAAGCCTCTTTGGAAGATAGCCTCTGGTGGAGAGGTAAGTAGAATAATGTTAGCTCTTAAAGTTATTTTCTCAAGAGTTGACAATATTCCTATTTTAATTTTTGATGAGATTGATACAGGAGTTGGAGGAGAAACAGTAAGAAAGATAGCTGATAAACTTAGAGAGATAGGTGATCATGCACAAGTGGTTTCTATTACTCACTCTCCAGCAATAGCTGCTAGAGCACACGAACAGTTCTATATAAAGAAAGAGACGGTTAATAATAAAACTTCTACTACTGTAAAAAAATTAGATGCTAAAGGTAGAGTTGTTGAGATAGCTCGTATGTTAGCTGGGGAAAATGTAACTGAAGCTGTTTTAAAACATGCAGAGGAGCTTTTAAATGAGAGATAA
- a CDS encoding NAD(+)/NADH kinase, protein MKVKKVCIIYNTEKEIAQELYRESVEYFQKRNIEILDNNRGKEADFAVVIGGDGTLLRSFKQFIFKENFYVIAINAGSLGFLTEIKRENIFEEYDNFLNNDFKYETRYILEAKIKEKTYYALNEIVVSKDGITSRVLRIAFTANNEYMCTYKGDGVIVATPTGSTAYSMSAGGPILKSSMKAMVITPIAPHNLNTRPIIIGGDEKLELQMADRERTGQVIVDGQVSEEIDSNTTIEIEYSKMRLNLVIPKNRSYYSVLREKLKWGDNLC, encoded by the coding sequence ATGAAAGTGAAAAAAGTTTGCATTATATATAATACTGAAAAAGAGATAGCTCAAGAGTTGTATAGAGAGAGTGTAGAATATTTTCAAAAAAGGAATATAGAAATTTTAGATAATAATAGAGGTAAAGAGGCAGATTTTGCAGTGGTTATCGGTGGTGACGGAACATTGTTGAGATCTTTTAAACAATTTATCTTTAAAGAAAATTTCTATGTAATAGCTATAAATGCAGGAAGTTTAGGTTTTTTAACAGAGATAAAGAGAGAGAATATATTTGAAGAGTATGATAATTTTCTCAATAATGATTTTAAATATGAGACTAGATATATTTTAGAGGCAAAGATAAAAGAGAAAACTTATTATGCATTAAATGAAATTGTAGTTTCAAAAGATGGGATCACTTCAAGAGTTTTAAGAATAGCTTTTACAGCAAATAATGAGTATATGTGTACATATAAAGGTGATGGGGTAATAGTTGCAACTCCAACAGGGTCAACAGCTTATTCAATGTCAGCAGGTGGACCAATCCTTAAATCTAGTATGAAAGCTATGGTGATAACTCCTATAGCTCCACACAATCTTAATACAAGACCTATAATTATAGGTGGAGATGAAAAGTTAGAACTTCAGATGGCAGATAGAGAACGTACTGGGCAAGTTATAGTTGATGGACAGGTAAGTGAGGAGATAGATAGCAACACAACTATTGAGATAGAATACTCAAAAATGAGATTAAATCTTGTAATACCTAAGAACAGAAGCTATTATAGTGTTCTTAGAGAAAAATTAAAATGGGGAGATAATCTATGTTAA